A genomic segment from uncultured Marinifilum sp. encodes:
- a CDS encoding cytochrome ubiquinol oxidase subunit I, with protein sequence MIENFDLSLVDWSRAQFALTAMYHWIFVPLTLGLAFIIAIMETIYFKTGNPEWKKITKYWMSLFGINFAIGVATGIILEFEFGTNWSNYSWFVGDIFGAPLAVEGIMAFFMESTFIAVMFFGWNKVSKKFHLISTWLVAIGSNLSALWILVANGWMQNPIGMRFNPDTARNEMINFWDILFSPTAINKFLHTISSSYVLAAVFVIGVSSWYLLKKRDIVFAKKSIVIAAVFGLLTSLFTVMTGDNSAREIVRDQPMKFAAMEGLYDGSNGAGLVALGMFSDDYQGTSKNMKEFSFKIEIPNLLSYMAFMKGDAFVPGVNDIINGYTDHHGEVHPPVSVKMEMGRKAIAALKNYKKAKKNGDDAMAEQALKQLEANFKYFGYGYFNDPYETVPPISISFYSFHIMVALGMWFILLFLLCLFFIYKESIVNKKWFLRVAIWSIPLAYVASQSGWVVAEMGRQPWVIQDLMPTLAAVSNIDTSAVMITFFLFLLVFTGLLIAEIKIMLKQIKIGPNHGGQ encoded by the coding sequence ATGATTGAAAACTTTGATCTTTCTTTAGTGGATTGGTCTAGGGCGCAATTTGCATTAACAGCAATGTATCATTGGATATTTGTGCCTCTTACACTAGGACTGGCTTTTATTATTGCAATAATGGAGACCATTTACTTTAAAACAGGAAATCCTGAATGGAAAAAAATTACCAAATACTGGATGAGCCTGTTCGGAATTAACTTTGCTATTGGTGTTGCAACAGGTATTATTCTTGAATTTGAGTTTGGAACAAACTGGTCGAATTATTCGTGGTTTGTTGGCGATATTTTTGGCGCACCACTGGCGGTAGAAGGAATTATGGCATTTTTTATGGAATCGACTTTTATTGCAGTCATGTTTTTTGGGTGGAATAAGGTGAGTAAAAAGTTTCATTTAATTTCAACTTGGCTTGTAGCAATTGGTTCTAATCTCTCTGCTTTATGGATTTTGGTGGCTAATGGATGGATGCAAAATCCTATTGGAATGAGATTTAATCCGGATACAGCACGTAACGAGATGATAAATTTTTGGGATATTTTGTTTTCTCCAACTGCCATAAATAAATTTCTTCATACTATATCATCGTCTTATGTATTGGCAGCGGTTTTTGTAATTGGAGTTAGTTCTTGGTATTTGTTAAAAAAACGAGATATTGTTTTTGCTAAGAAAAGTATTGTTATAGCAGCTGTTTTTGGATTGTTAACATCTCTATTTACAGTGATGACAGGCGATAACTCTGCAAGAGAAATAGTTCGGGATCAGCCAATGAAGTTCGCTGCAATGGAAGGTTTATATGACGGATCGAATGGAGCTGGTTTGGTTGCCTTAGGGATGTTCTCGGATGATTACCAAGGCACTTCTAAAAACATGAAAGAATTCAGCTTTAAAATTGAAATTCCGAACTTACTAAGTTATATGGCTTTTATGAAAGGGGATGCTTTTGTTCCTGGAGTAAACGATATCATAAATGGATATACCGATCACCATGGAGAAGTTCATCCTCCGGTGAGTGTTAAGATGGAGATGGGGCGCAAGGCAATTGCTGCTCTTAAGAACTATAAGAAAGCTAAAAAGAATGGTGATGATGCAATGGCTGAGCAAGCTCTTAAGCAGTTAGAAGCAAACTTTAAATATTTTGGTTACGGATATTTTAATGATCCTTATGAAACTGTTCCCCCAATTTCAATTTCTTTTTATAGTTTCCATATAATGGTAGCATTGGGAATGTGGTTTATTCTTCTGTTCTTGCTTTGTTTATTCTTTATTTACAAGGAAAGTATAGTAAATAAAAAGTGGTTTTTACGAGTGGCTATTTGGAGTATACCTTTAGCTTACGTTGCTTCTCAAAGTGGATGGGTTGTTGCCGAAATGGGGCGTCAGCCATGGGTAATTCAGGATCTTATGCCAACTTTGGCAGCAGTTTCCAATATCGATACATCGGCAGTTATGATTACTTTCTTTTTGTTTTTACTTGTTTTTACAGGACTTTTAATTGCAGAAATAAAAATTATGCTGAAACAAATTAAAATCGGACCAAATCACGGAGGACAATAA
- a CDS encoding c-type cytochrome: protein MKKSIHTISILILIFAFTGSFTNAQNWNVPNSAKKVQNPLESSSKNINSGKKLYNIHCKSCHGDPTMNNMLPLAPIAPSDLGSQAFLVQPDGEIFYKLNKGLGAMPTFEKTISDNDKWMIISYLRSFDKNKKISLKVEEINNPEVTDVNLAVDISEADKKIAVLLTGLTKKGNRVGLEGIELSFMVRREFGYLDISGEDPYTNKSGKLDITFPTDLPGDTEGMVNILVKITDENSYGKLEKNQMVALGVPTIPENLLNKRVMWGTRANAPIWIIATFIGGIIFFWSVIFWVIFQMLSLPKLAKNKD, encoded by the coding sequence ATGAAAAAATCAATACATACAATTAGCATTTTGATCCTGATTTTTGCTTTTACAGGTTCATTTACAAATGCACAGAACTGGAATGTTCCTAATAGTGCAAAAAAAGTTCAAAATCCTTTAGAATCATCATCAAAAAATATTAATTCAGGTAAGAAATTATACAATATTCACTGCAAATCGTGTCATGGCGATCCAACAATGAATAACATGTTACCACTGGCTCCTATTGCTCCGAGCGATTTGGGATCTCAAGCATTTTTAGTACAACCCGATGGTGAAATATTCTACAAATTAAACAAAGGACTAGGCGCGATGCCAACCTTCGAAAAAACCATCAGCGACAATGACAAATGGATGATAATTTCCTACTTAAGATCATTTGATAAGAATAAAAAAATAAGTTTAAAAGTTGAGGAAATAAATAATCCTGAAGTTACCGATGTAAATCTAGCTGTTGATATTTCGGAAGCAGATAAAAAAATAGCTGTCCTCTTAACGGGTCTTACTAAAAAAGGAAATCGGGTAGGCCTAGAAGGAATAGAGCTAAGTTTTATGGTGAGAAGAGAATTTGGCTATCTTGATATTTCCGGAGAAGATCCATATACAAACAAAAGTGGAAAACTTGATATTACTTTTCCTACCGATTTACCGGGAGATACCGAAGGTATGGTTAATATACTTGTGAAAATTACTGATGAAAATTCTTATGGAAAACTGGAAAAAAACCAAATGGTTGCTTTAGGTGTTCCTACCATTCCAGAGAATTTATTAAACAAACGAGTTATGTGGGGCACTCGGGCAAATGCTCCAATATGGATTATAGCAACATTTATAGGAGGGATTATATTCTTCTGGAGCGTTATTTTTTGGGTGATATTTCAAATGTTATCATTACCTAAACTGGCAAAAAATAAAGATTAA
- a CDS encoding heavy metal translocating P-type ATPase metal-binding domain-containing protein — protein MTKMQEDTKNKICVHCGDDCGKHPVMWDEKPFCCNGCSTVYQLLHENELCNYYDFESNPGIKIESSKFKEKFAFLDEAEIADPLYDFKEGNIRKITLYIPAIHCSSCIWLLENLNILNKGVLKSVVNFVKKEAAITFDSEKINIRQLAELLSSIHYIPEITLDKLQERKNYDTNKKLLYKIGIAGFCFGNIMLLSLPEYVPGHEYLETHFKNFFGMMNFLLVLPVFLYSGNDYLKSAFKAIKHRFINIDVPISLGILTLFIQSAFEIFTASGSGYMDSLTGLIFFLLIGKWYQNRTYQALSFERDYRSYFPVAVSKMESGKEISTPIEKLKKGDIILIRNQELIPADSILTKGDAQIDYSFVTGESSPVFKDAGDQIFAGGKQMGSAIELTIEKDVVQSRLTQLWNQFEDENNEASRLNSMIDKISKHFTVIIIGIAVFAGVYWLLNDNSKAAFAFTSVLIVACPCALALSAPFALGNTMRLMGRLGIYLKSSNVTEKLNSVTSIVFDKTGTITQADEVLIKFKGEELLNDDFVAVKSLTRHSTHILSSSLYDHFKNIIPEKVENYEELPSMGISGIVNGRKIKLGSAKFISEGIAESKSLSTEVYYSVDGKIKGHFTLSNQYRKGLSKLIDSLASKYDLHVLTGDNDSEKENLLKLFPESTNIRFKQSPNDKLEYINKLKQKNKKVLMIGDGLNDAGALKSSDVGISIADDVYHFSPACDAILESSKFSYLAEFLSITKKSIWVVKISFILSFAYNFVGLYFAVQGVLSPIIAAVLMPVSSVSIVAFTTVATNMIAKNNESKSKLVIKNNKNGKAFEKAESVQLN, from the coding sequence ATGACAAAAATGCAGGAAGATACAAAAAACAAAATATGTGTTCACTGTGGCGACGACTGTGGAAAACATCCTGTAATGTGGGATGAAAAACCATTTTGTTGCAATGGCTGCTCAACTGTGTATCAGCTGCTGCATGAAAACGAATTATGTAATTATTACGATTTTGAATCTAATCCTGGAATTAAAATTGAAAGCAGTAAGTTTAAAGAAAAATTTGCCTTTTTAGATGAAGCTGAGATCGCAGATCCCTTGTACGATTTTAAAGAAGGAAATATCCGAAAAATTACTTTATATATTCCTGCTATTCATTGCAGTTCCTGTATTTGGCTCCTCGAAAATTTAAATATCCTCAATAAAGGTGTTCTTAAATCAGTAGTTAACTTTGTAAAAAAAGAAGCGGCAATCACTTTCGATTCCGAGAAGATAAACATTCGTCAACTGGCAGAACTTTTGTCTTCTATACACTATATTCCTGAAATAACATTAGATAAATTACAGGAAAGAAAAAATTATGATACCAACAAAAAGCTTTTATATAAAATCGGTATTGCCGGATTTTGTTTTGGAAATATCATGTTGCTAAGCCTGCCCGAGTATGTGCCTGGTCATGAATATCTGGAAACTCATTTTAAAAATTTCTTTGGAATGATGAATTTCCTTCTTGTTCTTCCAGTCTTTTTATATAGCGGTAATGATTATTTAAAATCGGCATTTAAAGCAATAAAACACCGGTTTATAAATATCGATGTACCCATATCGCTCGGAATTTTAACCTTATTTATACAAAGTGCCTTCGAAATATTTACTGCATCAGGCTCAGGATATATGGATTCACTTACCGGATTAATCTTCTTCCTGCTTATTGGTAAGTGGTATCAGAACAGAACTTATCAAGCTTTATCCTTCGAAAGAGATTATCGCTCTTATTTTCCTGTTGCTGTAAGTAAAATGGAATCTGGTAAAGAAATTAGTACTCCTATCGAAAAACTAAAAAAAGGAGATATTATTTTAATTCGAAACCAAGAATTAATTCCGGCCGATAGTATTTTAACCAAAGGAGATGCTCAAATCGATTACAGCTTTGTAACAGGAGAATCGAGTCCGGTATTTAAAGATGCCGGCGATCAGATTTTTGCCGGAGGCAAACAAATGGGTAGTGCTATCGAACTAACCATAGAAAAAGACGTGGTTCAAAGTAGATTAACTCAACTGTGGAACCAGTTCGAAGATGAAAACAATGAAGCTTCACGCCTGAACTCTATGATTGATAAAATAAGTAAGCACTTTACTGTTATAATTATAGGAATAGCAGTTTTTGCCGGAGTTTATTGGCTATTAAATGATAATAGCAAAGCTGCATTTGCTTTTACCTCGGTCTTGATTGTCGCATGTCCTTGTGCACTGGCTCTTTCCGCGCCATTTGCTTTAGGAAATACTATGCGACTAATGGGGCGATTGGGAATCTACCTTAAAAGTTCCAATGTTACAGAAAAACTAAATTCGGTAACAAGTATTGTTTTCGATAAAACTGGTACAATAACTCAAGCCGATGAAGTACTAATTAAGTTTAAAGGAGAAGAACTATTAAATGATGATTTTGTAGCTGTTAAGTCTTTAACCCGTCATTCTACTCACATATTAAGTTCTTCATTATACGATCATTTTAAAAATATAATTCCCGAAAAGGTAGAAAATTATGAAGAACTTCCATCAATGGGAATATCAGGAATAGTGAATGGTCGCAAAATAAAATTAGGCTCAGCAAAATTTATTTCCGAAGGAATAGCAGAAAGTAAATCCTTAAGCACCGAAGTGTATTATTCTGTCGATGGAAAAATAAAAGGACACTTCACACTAAGCAATCAGTACCGTAAAGGCTTATCAAAACTAATAGATAGTTTAGCTTCTAAATACGACTTACATGTATTAACAGGTGATAATGATTCTGAGAAGGAAAATCTACTAAAGTTATTTCCTGAATCAACAAATATCAGGTTTAAACAATCGCCAAACGATAAGTTAGAATATATTAATAAGCTAAAGCAGAAAAACAAAAAAGTACTAATGATTGGCGATGGCTTAAACGATGCTGGAGCATTAAAATCTAGCGATGTCGGAATATCTATTGCAGATGATGTTTACCATTTTTCTCCTGCCTGCGATGCAATTCTGGAATCATCTAAATTTTCATACCTGGCAGAATTTTTATCCATCACAAAAAAAAGTATTTGGGTAGTAAAAATAAGTTTCATACTCTCTTTTGCATACAATTTTGTTGGCTTATACTTTGCAGTACAAGGGGTTTTATCTCCCATTATTGCAGCAGTATTAATGCCCGTTAGTTCGGTTTCTATTGTAGCATTTACAACCGTAGCAACCAATATGATTGCCAAAAATAATGAGAGTAAGAGTAAACTGGTAATTAAAAATAATAAAAACGGAAAAGCTTTCGAAAAAGCAGAGTCTGTTCAACTAAACTAA
- a CDS encoding DUF4492 domain-containing protein → MKRESFSKLLEWPVSVYRFYYNGFKGQNKWSRQVWVIIILKLFIMFFILKLFFFPNFLKSKYDNDKDRGDYVIEQLTKPKNQ, encoded by the coding sequence ATGAAAAGAGAAAGTTTCTCGAAACTGTTAGAGTGGCCCGTTTCTGTGTATCGATTTTATTATAATGGTTTTAAAGGTCAAAATAAATGGAGCCGACAGGTTTGGGTAATTATTATTTTGAAACTTTTTATTATGTTTTTTATATTAAAGTTGTTTTTTTTTCCTAATTTTTTGAAATCGAAATATGATAATGATAAAGATCGCGGAGATTATGTGATCGAACAATTAACTAAACCTAAAAATCAATAA
- the nrfD gene encoding NrfD/PsrC family molybdoenzyme membrane anchor subunit, producing MNDLPKQKETHLSFEKIKKDILHPMQNHKGLELWIVFLITVIGVCGWAYYLQLRDGLGVTGMRDYVSWGMYIANFVFFVAVSLVGMLISSILGLLKIDWIVPISRIAEIIAVAFVAVAGLVIILDMGRPDRVVNVLIHGRFQSPILWDVTVITTYLTVSALLLILPMIPDLAICKKELKKTSPILKKLYNILSFGYINTPSQHKHLHRMIRTLMVLIVPIGLAIHTVTSWLFASTLRNGWDTTIFGPYFVAGAFVAGTAALIIAMYFFRVNYKLKDYITDLHFDKIGKLLVVVCLVYLYFNLNEFLVPGYKMKTGDDIHLNELFTGSWATLFWVSQFLGNIIPIILLLFKRFRKPLPIMIISAFVLVAAWVKRYVIVIPTLLHPHLPIQNVPENFVHYHPTSIEISVTVLSFALVLLIITVLAKIFPVIPIVEVAEKEGLEVKIES from the coding sequence ATGAATGACTTACCAAAACAAAAGGAAACCCATCTTTCGTTTGAAAAAATAAAAAAAGACATTCTGCACCCAATGCAAAACCATAAAGGACTCGAGCTTTGGATTGTATTTTTAATAACAGTAATAGGTGTTTGCGGATGGGCATACTATTTACAATTGCGGGATGGTTTAGGTGTTACCGGCATGCGCGATTATGTTTCCTGGGGTATGTATATCGCGAACTTTGTATTTTTTGTTGCCGTTAGTTTAGTAGGCATGCTTATTTCCTCTATTCTAGGTTTACTTAAAATAGATTGGATTGTACCAATTTCGAGAATAGCCGAAATTATTGCTGTAGCATTTGTTGCCGTAGCAGGTTTGGTTATTATTTTAGACATGGGACGCCCCGATAGAGTTGTAAACGTTCTTATTCATGGTCGTTTTCAATCGCCAATTCTTTGGGATGTTACAGTAATTACCACCTATTTAACTGTTAGTGCATTGCTACTAATTCTGCCAATGATTCCCGATTTGGCAATCTGTAAAAAAGAATTAAAAAAAACTTCCCCTATCCTAAAAAAGTTATACAACATTCTTTCTTTCGGATACATTAATACTCCTAGTCAGCATAAACATTTACATCGAATGATTAGAACCTTAATGGTTTTAATAGTACCCATTGGTTTGGCTATTCATACTGTAACTTCGTGGTTATTTGCCTCGACCTTGCGAAATGGATGGGACACCACTATTTTTGGACCCTATTTTGTGGCGGGAGCATTCGTGGCAGGTACAGCAGCACTTATTATTGCAATGTATTTTTTTAGGGTAAACTATAAACTAAAAGATTACATCACCGATTTACATTTCGATAAAATAGGTAAACTATTGGTTGTGGTTTGCTTGGTATATCTTTACTTTAACTTAAACGAGTTTCTCGTTCCCGGATATAAAATGAAAACTGGCGACGATATCCACCTAAATGAATTATTCACAGGAAGCTGGGCAACATTATTTTGGGTATCTCAATTTTTAGGTAATATAATTCCTATAATTCTTTTACTATTTAAAAGGTTTAGAAAACCATTGCCAATTATGATTATTTCGGCATTTGTATTGGTAGCAGCATGGGTGAAACGATACGTTATTGTGATTCCAACATTATTACATCCACATTTGCCAATTCAGAATGTTCCTGAAAATTTTGTTCACTATCATCCAACATCAATCGAAATATCGGTTACAGTGTTAAGTTTTGCTTTAGTACTTCTTATTATTACAGTTCTTGCAAAAATTTTCCCAGTAATTCCAATTGTTGAGGTAGCAGAAAAAGAAGGACTTGAAGTTAAAATTGAATCTTAA
- the ccoS gene encoding cbb3-type cytochrome oxidase assembly protein CcoS: MSVLFVLIAISMFVAGGFLIGFLWAVKKGQYDDSYSPSVRILFDDKEEKTEEQKEEEKFKEDKETGKNHKS; this comes from the coding sequence ATGAGTGTATTGTTTGTTTTAATCGCAATTAGCATGTTCGTTGCAGGAGGATTCCTTATCGGATTTCTATGGGCTGTAAAAAAAGGACAATACGATGATTCCTACTCCCCTTCGGTGAGAATTTTATTCGACGACAAAGAGGAAAAAACAGAAGAGCAAAAAGAAGAAGAAAAATTTAAAGAAGATAAAGAAACAGGAAAAAACCATAAATCTTAA
- the ccoN gene encoding cytochrome-c oxidase, cbb3-type subunit I — protein sequence METQHFSYDNKIVKYFVYATIIWGVVGMLFGLLAASQLAFPVFNFKIAYTTFGRIRPIHTNAVIFAFVGNGIFAAVYYSLQRLLKARMFNDRLSWIHFWGWQAIIVSAAITFMLGITTSKEYAELEWPIDIAITIIWVIFGWNMFGTILRRRADHLYVSIWFYIATFVTVAVLHIGNSIELPYSWIQSYPVYAGVQDALVQWWYGHNAVAFFLTTPYLGLMYYFLPKAANRPVYSYRLSIIHFWALVFLYIWAGPHHLLYTALPDWAQSLGVVFSIMLIAPSWGGMFNGLLTLRGAWDKVRDSATLKFMVVAVTCYGMSTFEGPMMSLKWVNSLTHYTDWTIAHVHIGAMGWNGFLTFGMLYYLFPKMWKTKLYSEKLANAHFWIGTLGMIFYALPLYWGAVVQTLMWKEFTADGLLAYPNFLETVTQILPMYHVRVFGGLLYFSGLFLMVYNLLKTAAKGTFTDNEKASAPALQTNPKRAKGEGLHRWLERKPVQFMILATIAILIGGAFEIIPTYLIKSNVPTIESVKPYTPLELQGRDIYIREGCNTCHSQMVRPFRSETERYGEYSKAGEFVYDHPHLWGSKRTGPDLAREGVPGGKMYKTNIWHYNHMLDPQKMNAQSIMPAYPWLIKDQLDTTYTAAKIRAMTKLGVPYDEEPYPANYDKVANEDLRKQAEEIAADLNKNGANVASDREIIALIAYLQRLGRDISVKE from the coding sequence ATGGAAACACAACATTTTTCGTACGACAACAAAATTGTTAAATATTTCGTCTATGCAACCATAATTTGGGGAGTAGTTGGAATGCTATTCGGATTGTTGGCAGCATCGCAGCTTGCCTTCCCCGTTTTTAATTTTAAAATCGCTTATACCACCTTTGGAAGAATTCGCCCTATCCATACCAATGCAGTAATTTTTGCATTTGTTGGGAATGGTATTTTTGCAGCGGTGTATTATTCGCTTCAGCGATTGTTAAAAGCAAGGATGTTTAACGATAGACTTAGCTGGATCCACTTCTGGGGATGGCAGGCAATTATTGTATCGGCCGCCATAACTTTTATGTTGGGAATTACAACCAGCAAGGAATATGCCGAATTAGAATGGCCTATCGACATTGCCATTACAATTATTTGGGTAATTTTTGGTTGGAATATGTTTGGTACAATATTAAGAAGAAGAGCCGATCACTTATATGTTTCCATTTGGTTTTATATAGCCACTTTTGTTACAGTTGCAGTTTTACACATAGGAAATTCTATCGAGTTACCTTACAGTTGGATTCAGTCGTATCCTGTTTATGCCGGCGTACAAGATGCTTTGGTACAATGGTGGTATGGACATAATGCTGTAGCATTTTTCTTAACTACACCTTATTTGGGATTGATGTACTATTTCCTTCCTAAGGCTGCCAATCGTCCTGTTTATTCTTACAGATTATCAATTATTCACTTTTGGGCATTGGTATTCCTTTATATCTGGGCCGGACCTCATCATTTGCTGTATACAGCATTACCAGACTGGGCTCAATCATTAGGTGTTGTGTTCTCAATAATGCTTATTGCTCCATCGTGGGGCGGTATGTTTAATGGTTTACTTACACTTCGTGGCGCTTGGGATAAAGTTCGGGATAGTGCAACCCTTAAATTTATGGTGGTAGCTGTAACCTGTTATGGTATGTCTACTTTCGAAGGTCCTATGATGTCTTTAAAATGGGTAAATTCTCTAACACACTACACCGATTGGACTATTGCTCACGTTCATATTGGTGCAATGGGATGGAATGGATTCCTAACTTTTGGTATGCTATATTATTTGTTCCCAAAAATGTGGAAAACAAAATTATACTCCGAAAAATTAGCAAATGCACATTTCTGGATTGGCACTTTAGGTATGATCTTTTACGCTCTTCCTCTTTACTGGGGAGCTGTTGTTCAAACCTTAATGTGGAAAGAATTTACTGCAGATGGTTTGTTAGCTTATCCTAATTTTCTTGAGACAGTAACTCAAATTTTACCAATGTATCATGTGCGTGTATTTGGTGGACTTTTATATTTCTCTGGTTTATTCCTTATGGTTTATAATCTGCTTAAAACTGCAGCAAAAGGCACATTTACCGATAATGAAAAAGCATCTGCCCCAGCTTTACAAACTAATCCAAAAAGAGCAAAAGGTGAAGGTTTACATCGCTGGCTAGAAAGAAAACCTGTTCAATTTATGATATTGGCAACAATTGCAATTCTTATTGGTGGTGCTTTCGAAATTATTCCTACATATCTTATAAAATCGAACGTTCCAACTATTGAGAGTGTGAAACCATACACTCCATTAGAATTGCAGGGCCGAGATATTTATATCCGAGAAGGCTGTAATACTTGCCACTCGCAAATGGTGCGTCCCTTCCGTTCAGAAACCGAACGCTATGGCGAATACTCTAAGGCAGGTGAATTTGTTTATGATCACCCTCATTTATGGGGATCGAAACGAACTGGTCCCGATTTGGCACGCGAAGGTGTTCCTGGAGGAAAAATGTATAAAACAAATATCTGGCACTACAACCACATGCTGGATCCTCAAAAAATGAATGCCCAATCTATAATGCCAGCATATCCATGGTTAATTAAAGATCAGCTGGATACTACATACACTGCAGCTAAAATTCGTGCCATGACCAAACTTGGTGTTCCGTATGATGAAGAGCCTTATCCAGCAAACTACGATAAGGTGGCAAATGAAGATTTAAGAAAACAGGCAGAAGAAATTGCTGCCGATCTAAATAAAAATGGTGCTAATGTAGCCAGCGATAGAGAAATTATAGCTCTTATAGCCTACCTGCAACGTTTGGGTAGAGATATATCAGTAAAAGAATAA
- a CDS encoding 4Fe-4S dicluster domain-containing protein, whose product MKEETSNHSRRKFLKSLGISVGAAGVVSSFSLLGAAKAAANKPAEMVNLLTQDGQLVEVDKNQLRPKVTEPLTELQKRGREGMPGKSYVMVIDLSKCRNARKCMEACQSHHQLRPDQHHINVLQMQDDEHTAPYFMPKPCQHCDNPPCTKVCPVDATFKRQDGIVLIDNERCIGCRFCIAACPYSARIFQWTEPKDAEKYNKLTYNIEANVPQKKGTISKCLFSADRLREGKLPSCVSSCPNGVYYFGDRNEDAVTNGTTGETVRFSKLIEDNAGYTLLPELGTKPRVYYLPAKNRAFKFNGDLLDEKNLH is encoded by the coding sequence ATGAAAGAAGAAACCTCAAACCACAGTCGAAGAAAATTTCTAAAAAGTCTTGGTATTTCGGTTGGCGCTGCCGGTGTTGTTAGTAGCTTTTCTCTTTTGGGAGCTGCAAAAGCTGCAGCCAACAAGCCTGCAGAAATGGTTAATTTACTAACCCAAGACGGACAACTTGTAGAAGTAGATAAAAACCAATTAAGACCTAAGGTAACCGAACCACTTACCGAGCTTCAAAAAAGAGGAAGAGAAGGGATGCCTGGAAAATCTTACGTTATGGTAATTGACCTTAGTAAATGTCGTAATGCACGTAAATGCATGGAAGCTTGTCAAAGTCATCATCAGCTACGACCCGACCAACATCACATTAATGTTCTTCAAATGCAAGACGATGAACATACGGCTCCTTATTTTATGCCGAAGCCTTGTCAACATTGCGACAATCCTCCTTGTACAAAAGTTTGTCCTGTTGATGCAACCTTTAAACGTCAGGATGGAATCGTATTAATAGATAATGAAAGATGTATTGGCTGTCGTTTCTGTATTGCTGCTTGTCCTTATTCTGCACGTATTTTTCAATGGACAGAACCTAAAGATGCCGAGAAATACAATAAACTAACCTATAATATAGAAGCTAATGTTCCTCAGAAAAAAGGAACAATTTCAAAATGTCTGTTTAGTGCCGACCGTTTGCGCGAAGGAAAATTACCTTCCTGTGTTTCTTCCTGCCCAAATGGAGTATATTATTTTGGCGATAGAAACGAAGATGCTGTTACGAACGGAACAACCGGCGAAACTGTTCGCTTCTCTAAATTAATTGAAGATAACGCTGGTTATACTCTATTACCAGAACTAGGAACCAAGCCTCGTGTATACTATTTACCAGCTAAAAACAGAGCTTTCAAATTTAATGGTGATTTATTAGACGAAAAAAATCTTCACTAA